One Thalassotalea atypica DNA window includes the following coding sequences:
- the sucA gene encoding 2-oxoglutarate dehydrogenase E1 component — MPEGVMKAWIESSHLSGANAAYIEELYESFLDNSQSVSAEWREIFENLPKIEGADVEYRHSEIRQEFKELAKQPSKQVVVSGGGDAKQVKVLQLINAYRFRGHQNANIDPLGLWQRDKVRDLQLSHHELSENDFDKEYNVGSFAIGQETMKLGDLYKSLRKTYCGSIGAEYMHMTSTEEKRWIQQRLESVQSKGTFSTEQKEEILKGLIAADGLEKYLGAKFPGAKRFSLEGGDSLVPMLKELITRAGTHGTKEVVMGMAHRGRLNVLVNVMGKNPSKLFDEFGGKHDEALGSGDVKYHQGYSSDFVTPGGNVHLALAFNPSHLEIVNPVVMGSVRARLDRRDCNQGDMVLPITIHGDSAIAGQGVVQETFNMSQARAFKVGGSIRIVVNNQVGFTTSKPEDTRSGEYCTEIAKMVQAPILHVNGDDPEAVILATQIALDFRNTFKRDVVIDLVCYRRHGHNEADEPSATQPLMYKKVKKHPTPRQLYANQLDAEGSIRASKSNELAEYYRKLLDEGQCTVEQWRPMTEHSVDWTPFLGHDWDDEYAGEMPIEHLKALANSISTIPESNPVHSRVKKIYDDRRKMASGEKLLDWGFAENLAYASLVDEGHRVRITGQDAGRGTFFHRHAVLHNQEDGSNYLPLQNVKEGQGPFDVHDSVLSEVSVLAFEYGYTTAEPNGLTIWEAQFGDFANCAQVVFDQFISSGEQKWGRLCGLTMLLPHGYEGQGPEHSSARLERFLQLCADHNMQVCIPSTPAQVFNMLRRQVVRPMRRPLVVMSPKSLLRHPLAVSSLEELANGVYQNVIGEIDEIDPNKVERVVFCSGKVYYELLEQRRRNEQENVAIIRIEQLYPFPEKELQAEIEKYSHVKQFVWCQEEPQNQGAWYCSQHHFRAAIPEGTYLTYAGRKASAAPAVGYMSVHVKEQQALVNDALNVE; from the coding sequence ATGCCCGAAGGTGTAATGAAGGCTTGGATAGAGTCTTCCCATTTAAGTGGCGCCAACGCTGCTTACATTGAAGAACTTTACGAATCATTTTTAGATAATTCTCAATCTGTCTCTGCAGAATGGCGAGAAATATTTGAAAATCTCCCCAAAATTGAAGGCGCTGACGTTGAATATCGTCACTCTGAAATTCGTCAAGAATTTAAAGAGCTCGCCAAACAACCTAGTAAGCAAGTTGTCGTATCAGGCGGCGGTGATGCAAAACAAGTTAAGGTTTTGCAGCTGATCAATGCTTATCGTTTCCGTGGACATCAAAATGCCAATATCGATCCGCTTGGATTGTGGCAGCGTGACAAAGTACGAGATTTACAATTGTCACACCATGAACTGTCCGAAAACGATTTCGACAAAGAATACAATGTAGGTTCGTTTGCGATTGGCCAAGAGACGATGAAACTCGGCGATTTATATAAGTCGTTACGAAAAACATATTGTGGCTCTATTGGCGCTGAATATATGCACATGACGTCTACTGAAGAAAAACGTTGGATTCAACAACGATTAGAATCGGTACAGTCAAAAGGTACTTTTTCAACCGAGCAGAAAGAAGAGATCTTAAAAGGGTTGATCGCTGCCGATGGTTTAGAAAAATACTTGGGTGCGAAATTTCCAGGTGCTAAACGCTTCTCGCTTGAGGGCGGCGATAGTTTAGTTCCGATGCTTAAAGAGCTGATCACTCGCGCTGGTACCCACGGTACTAAAGAAGTGGTTATGGGCATGGCTCACCGTGGTCGCCTAAATGTACTTGTTAATGTGATGGGTAAAAACCCATCGAAGTTATTTGATGAGTTCGGCGGTAAACACGATGAAGCATTAGGCTCTGGTGATGTTAAATATCACCAAGGTTATTCATCTGACTTTGTTACACCAGGCGGCAATGTTCACTTGGCATTAGCATTTAACCCTTCGCATTTAGAGATCGTTAATCCAGTAGTTATGGGCTCAGTAAGAGCACGACTTGACAGACGAGACTGTAATCAAGGTGATATGGTTTTACCTATCACGATTCATGGTGATTCAGCTATTGCAGGTCAAGGTGTAGTGCAAGAAACCTTTAACATGTCGCAAGCGCGAGCATTTAAAGTGGGCGGCAGCATTCGTATCGTAGTAAACAACCAAGTCGGTTTTACTACATCGAAGCCAGAAGATACTCGCAGCGGTGAATACTGTACCGAAATCGCTAAAATGGTACAGGCTCCTATTTTACACGTTAATGGTGATGACCCTGAAGCGGTAATCTTGGCAACACAAATTGCACTAGATTTTAGAAACACATTTAAACGCGATGTAGTAATTGATTTAGTTTGTTATCGCCGTCATGGACATAACGAAGCGGATGAGCCAAGTGCAACGCAACCGTTAATGTACAAGAAAGTGAAAAAGCACCCAACGCCTCGCCAATTGTACGCCAACCAGTTAGACGCCGAAGGTAGCATCCGCGCCAGTAAATCAAATGAGCTTGCTGAATACTACCGTAAGTTACTTGACGAAGGGCAGTGTACAGTTGAGCAATGGCGCCCAATGACAGAGCACTCTGTGGATTGGACTCCGTTTTTAGGACATGACTGGGATGATGAATACGCTGGTGAAATGCCAATTGAGCATTTAAAAGCGTTAGCAAATTCTATTTCAACTATTCCTGAATCTAACCCTGTCCACTCTCGTGTTAAGAAAATATACGATGATCGCAGAAAAATGGCATCAGGTGAGAAATTGCTTGATTGGGGCTTTGCGGAAAATTTGGCTTACGCCTCATTAGTTGACGAAGGTCATCGCGTGCGTATTACCGGACAAGATGCTGGTCGTGGCACGTTCTTTCATCGTCATGCAGTTTTGCATAACCAAGAAGATGGCAGTAACTATTTACCACTTCAAAACGTCAAAGAAGGCCAAGGTCCTTTTGACGTACATGACTCAGTGTTATCAGAAGTGTCAGTACTTGCGTTTGAATATGGTTACACCACGGCAGAGCCAAATGGTTTGACTATTTGGGAAGCACAATTTGGTGACTTTGCTAACTGTGCACAAGTAGTATTTGACCAATTTATATCATCGGGTGAGCAAAAGTGGGGCCGTTTATGTGGTTTAACCATGTTGTTACCTCATGGCTATGAAGGTCAAGGCCCTGAGCATTCGTCTGCACGACTAGAGCGTTTCTTACAACTTTGTGCGGATCACAATATGCAAGTGTGTATTCCTTCAACTCCTGCACAAGTGTTTAATATGTTGCGTCGTCAAGTGGTGCGTCCTATGCGTCGTCCATTGGTTGTTATGTCACCTAAATCACTATTACGTCACCCATTAGCAGTGTCTTCTTTAGAAGAGTTAGCTAACGGTGTTTACCAAAACGTGATTGGCGAAATTGATGAAATCGATCCAAATAAAGTTGAACGCGTCGTATTTTGTAGCGGTAAGGTATATTACGAGCTACTTGAGCAACGCCGTAGAAATGAGCAAGAAAACGTTGCCATTATACGTATCGAACAACTTTACCCGTTCCCAGAGAAAGAGCTGCAAGCTGAAATTGAAAAATACAGCCATGTGAAGCAATTTGTTTGGTGCCAGGAAGAGCCACAAAACCAAGGGGCTTGGTATTGTTCACAGCACCATTTCCGTGCGGCAATCCCTGAAGGTACTTATTTGACATATGCAGGCCGTAAGGCGTCAGCTGCACCAGCGGTTGGGTATATGTCGGTCCATGTAAAAGAACAGCAAGCGCTAGTCAATGATGCGCTTAACGTCGAATAG
- the odhB gene encoding 2-oxoglutarate dehydrogenase complex dihydrolipoyllysine-residue succinyltransferase, with translation MTTEIKVPVLPESVADATIATWHVQVGDKVSRDQVLVDIETDKVVLEVPATSDGVITDISQEEGATVLGEQVIAILSEGASEAPAAEAPAATAPASSGGEAQDVLVPVLPESVADATVATWHVAEGDTVARDQVLVEIETDKVVLEVPATADGVMGKILHAEGETVLGQQKLAELIAGASAAAAPVVEETASGDDVASPSVRRLMTEKGLSASDVKGTGKGGRITKEDVQAATKSAPVAAPAKASAPVAVQPTGERSQKRVPMTRLRKTIATRLLEAKNSTAMLTTFNEVNMKPIMDLRKQYKDLFEKTHDTRLGFMSFYVKAVVEALKRYPAVNASIDGDDIVYHNFFDVSIAVSTPRGLVTPVLRDADQLGMAGIENGIRDLAIKGRDGKLTMDEMQGGNFTITNGGVFGSLISTPILNLPQAGILGMHKIQDRPMAVDGKVEILPMMYLALSYDHRLIDGKESVGFLVTIKELLEDPTRLLLDI, from the coding sequence ATGACAACCGAAATTAAGGTTCCCGTTTTACCTGAGTCAGTTGCTGACGCGACAATTGCGACTTGGCATGTTCAAGTTGGTGACAAAGTATCTCGTGACCAAGTATTAGTAGATATTGAAACAGACAAAGTAGTACTTGAAGTACCAGCAACATCTGATGGCGTGATCACTGACATCAGCCAAGAGGAAGGCGCAACAGTATTGGGTGAGCAAGTTATTGCTATTCTTTCTGAAGGCGCAAGTGAAGCTCCTGCTGCTGAAGCACCAGCGGCAACAGCTCCTGCAAGTAGTGGTGGCGAAGCGCAAGACGTATTAGTGCCTGTGCTCCCTGAGTCTGTAGCAGATGCAACAGTCGCAACATGGCATGTAGCCGAAGGTGATACAGTTGCACGTGACCAAGTGCTTGTTGAAATTGAAACAGACAAAGTGGTGCTTGAAGTACCAGCAACCGCTGATGGTGTAATGGGTAAAATTTTACATGCTGAAGGCGAGACTGTTTTAGGTCAACAAAAATTAGCTGAGCTAATTGCTGGCGCATCAGCTGCCGCAGCGCCTGTTGTTGAAGAAACAGCAAGTGGCGATGATGTAGCAAGTCCGTCAGTACGTCGCTTAATGACAGAAAAAGGCTTATCTGCTAGTGATGTTAAAGGTACAGGTAAAGGTGGCCGTATCACTAAAGAAGACGTACAAGCAGCAACTAAATCTGCGCCAGTAGCTGCACCAGCTAAAGCATCAGCGCCTGTGGCAGTACAGCCTACTGGTGAGCGCAGTCAAAAACGTGTTCCGATGACACGTCTACGTAAAACTATTGCAACTCGTCTTTTAGAAGCGAAAAATTCAACAGCCATGTTAACAACATTTAATGAAGTTAACATGAAACCAATTATGGATTTACGTAAGCAATACAAAGACTTGTTTGAGAAAACCCATGATACACGTTTAGGCTTTATGTCTTTTTACGTGAAAGCTGTAGTTGAAGCGTTAAAGCGCTACCCAGCAGTTAATGCATCAATTGATGGTGATGACATCGTTTATCACAACTTTTTTGATGTCTCTATTGCTGTATCCACTCCTCGTGGCTTGGTTACGCCAGTACTTCGCGATGCCGATCAGTTAGGTATGGCAGGCATTGAAAACGGTATTCGTGATTTAGCGATCAAAGGCCGTGACGGTAAGCTAACCATGGATGAGATGCAGGGCGGTAACTTCACCATTACTAATGGTGGCGTATTTGGCTCATTGATTTCAACGCCAATTCTTAACTTACCTCAAGCAGGTATTTTAGGTATGCACAAAATTCAAGACAGACCTATGGCTGTTGACGGTAAAGTAGAAATTTTACCTATGATGTACTTGGCGCTTTCATACGATCATCGTTTAATTGATGGTAAAGAGTCAGTTGGCTTCTTGGTTACTATTAAAGAATTGTTAGAAGACCCAACAAGATTGCTATTAGATATTTAA